A genome region from Setaria italica strain Yugu1 chromosome III, Setaria_italica_v2.0, whole genome shotgun sequence includes the following:
- the LOC101778773 gene encoding auxin-responsive protein SAUR71 yields MNRFRSVVLRRCKSLSRVGALRPSSAPYSNLRSMSTRDAAGGEEEPAASAGGGAVVFVGSSRRRYVISAEHLSHPLIAALIDEGRRNKDDDDDETVVVSCEVVLFDHLLWMLDNAADDLRGGDGAAMRELAQLYAC; encoded by the coding sequence ATGAACAGGTTCAGGAGCGTGGTGCTGCGCAGGTGCAAGAGCCTGTCGCGGGTGGGGGCGTTGCGGCCGAGCTCGGCGCCCTACAGCAACCTCCGCTCCATGTCCACCagggacgccgccggcggcgaggaggagccggcggcctctgccggcggcggcgcggtggtgtTCGTGGGCAGCTCGCGGCGGCGGTACGTGATCAGCGCGGAGCACCTGAGCCACCCGCTGATCGCCGCGCTCATCGACGAGGGGCGGCGGAAtaaggacgacgacgacgacgagaccGTCGTCGTCAGCTGCGAGGTGGTGCTGTTCGACCACCTGCTGTGGATGCTGGACAACGCCGCCGACGacctccgcggcggcgacggcgccgccatGAGGGAGCTCGCACAGCTCTACGCCTGCTGA
- the LOC101779180 gene encoding serine/threonine-protein kinase tricorner encodes MDSARSWLQKLQPRDKDRDRGGKPAGSPTGGSARMSAAAGAGTGEEALSSATKQKVAAAKQYIENHYKTQMKSLQERKERRWMLERKLADADVSEEEQNNILKDLEKKETEYMRLRRHKMGVDDFELLTIIGRGAFGEVRLCREKATSNVYAMKKLKKSEMLRRGQVEHVRAERNLLAEVDSAYIVKLYCSFQDDEFLYLIMEYLPGGDMMTLLMRKDTLTEDESRFYVAETILAIESIHKHSYIHRDIKPDNLLLDRSGHLKLSDFGLCKPLDSSSFPNLSDLDYAVGKSTNPSSDGDKQSSNCTAPRRTQQEQLMHWQKNRRMLAYSTVGTPDYIAPEVLLKKGYGMECDWWSLGAIMYEMLVGYPPFYSEDPMSTCRKIVNWRSHLKFPEEARLSPEAKDLIGKLLCNVDQRLGTKGAHEIKAHPWLGSVEWEKLYQMEAAFIPEVNDELDTQNFEKFEETAPPMQTSSKAGPWRKMLSSKDVNFVGYTYKNFEIVNDPELPGIAELKKKSNKPKRPTIKSLFETADSEDQTSEGSFLNLLPTQLELPESLEPSPHSSISSEDSQARHR; translated from the exons aTGGATTCCGCACGGAGCTGGCTCCAGAAGCTGCAGCCGCGGGACAAGGACCGGGACCGGGGCGGCAAGCCGGCGGGGTCGCCCACCGGCGGGTCCGCGAGGATGTCCGCCGCGGCTGGGGCGGGAACCGGGGAGGAGGCGCTGTCCAGCGCCACCAAgcagaaggtggcggcggccaagcAGTACATCGAGAACCACTACAAGACGCAGATGAAGTCGCTCCAGGAGCGCAAGGAGAG GCGTTGGATGTTGGAGAGGAAGCTAGCAGATGCCGATGTATCTGAAGAGGAGCAAAATAATATCCTGAAAGATTTAGAAAAAAAGGAGACAGAATACATGCGCCTACGAAGGCATAAAATGGGTGTTgatgattttgaattgctaacCATTATTGGGAGAGGTGCATTTGGGGAG GTGAGACTTTGTAGAGAAAAAGCTACATCCAATGTGTATGCAATGAAAAAGCTAAAGAAGTCTGAAATGTTACGAAGAGGCCAG GTTGAGCATGTGAGAGCTGAAAGAAACCTCCTTGCAGAGGTTGATAGTGCTTATATTGTTAAGCTTTACTGCTCATTTCAAGATGATGAATTTCTGTACCTCATCATGGAGTATCTTCCTGGTGGTGACATGATGACTTTACTCATGCGCAAGGACACACTGACAGAGGATGAATCTAGGTTCTATGTCGCAGAGACAATACTAGCAATTGAATCCATTCACAAACACAGTTATATTCATAG GGATATCAAGCCGGACAATTTGTTGCTAGACCGAAGTGGCCACTTGAAGCTTTCAGATTTTGGCTTATGTAAACCTCTAGATAGCAGTAGCTTCCCAAACCTGAGTGACCTTGACTATGCAGTGGGAAAGAGCACCAATCCATCATCAGATGGTGATAAGCAATCAAGTAACTGTACTGCTCCCAGGCGGACACAACAGGAACAACTAATGCATTGGCAGAAGAATAGACGGATGTTG GCTTACTCTACTGTTGGTACACCTGATTACATTGCACCTGAGGTACTTTTGAAGAAAGGATATGGGATGGAATGTGACTG GTGGTCACTTGGTGCCATAATGTATGAAATGCTTGTGGGATATCCACCATTTTATTCTGAAGATCCAATGTCAACATGTAGGAAG ATAGTGAATTGGAGAAGTCATCTAAAATTCCCTGAAGAGGCCAGACTTTCACCAGAAGCTAAAGATCTCATTGGCAAGTTATTGTGTAATGTGGATCAGAGACTTGGAACAAAAGGTGCACATGAGATAAAG GCACATCCATGGCTTGGAAGTGTTGAGTGGGAGAAACTGTATCAGATGGAAGCAGCTTTCATTCCTGAGGTTAATGATGAGTTGGACACACAGAACTTTGAAAAATTTGAAGAG ACTGCACCTCCAATGCAAACTTCATCAAAGGCAGGTCCTTGGAGAAAG ATGCTTTCTTCCAAGGATGTGAACTTTGTTGGATATACCTACAAGAACTTTGAAATAGTGAATGATCCTGAACTTCCAGGAATTG CTGAGCTAAAGAAAAAGAGCAACAAGCCAAAGCGACCAACCATCAAATCATTATTTG AGACTGCTGATAGTGAAGACCAGACTTCTGAAGGCAGTTTCTTGAACCTATTACCCACACAATTGGAGTTGCCGGAGAGCCTCGAGCCCTCACCTCACTCCAGCATATCTTCTGAGGATTCCCAAGCACGGCATAGGTAG